One Leucoraja erinacea ecotype New England chromosome 5, Leri_hhj_1, whole genome shotgun sequence DNA segment encodes these proteins:
- the LOC129697061 gene encoding probable E3 ubiquitin-protein ligase RNF144A-A isoform X3: MTTERYRPTWDLALDPLVSCKLCLGEYPLEQMTTISQCQCIFCTLCLKQYVELLIKDGLESAVSCPDAACPKKGHLQENEIECIVAAELMQRYRRLQFEKEVLLDPCRTWCPSSACQSVCQIKEVELQQPQMVQCASCKLEFCSHCKANWHPGQPCQENLPITSLLPGETSSFFENDEEDDVPIKRCPKCKVYIERDEGCAQMMCKNCKHAFCWYCLESLDDDFLLIHYDKGPCRNKLGHTRASVIWHRTQKVTTAITEGCKAHSTFMFTA; the protein is encoded by the exons ATGACAACGGAAAGATATAGGCCAACTTGGGACCTGGCATTGGATCCCCTTGTATCCTGTAAACTGTGCCTTGGGGAATATCCTTTAGAACAAATGACTACAATATCACAGTGCCAGTGCATATTCTGCACACTG TGTCTGAAGCAATATGTGGAGCTATTAATTAAGGATGGTTTGGAATCTGCAGTTAGCTGTCCTGATGCTGCTTGCCCTAAGAAAGGTCACCTACAGGAAAATGAG ATTGAATGCATTGTAGCAGCAGAGCTTATGCAGAGATATAGAAGACTCCAGTTTGAAAAAG AAGTGCTTTTGGATCCATGCCGAACCTGGTGTCCGTCCTCTGCCTGCCAGTCTGTCTGCCAGATCAAGGAGGTGGAGTTGCAGCAGCCCCAGATGGTACAATGTGCAAGCTGTAAGTTGGAGTTCTGCTCCCACTGCAAAGCAAACTGGCATCCAGGACAGCCTTGCCAAGAAAACCTGCCCATCACCTCATTACTTCCCGGAGAAACAAG TTCATTCTTTGAAAATGATGAAGAGGATGATGTCCCAATCAAACGTTGTCCAAAATGCAAAGTCTATATCGAAAGAGATGAGGGTTGCGCACAAATGATGTGTAAAAACTGCAAGCATGCCTTTTGCTGGTACTGCCTGGAATCCCTTGAT GATGACTTCCTATTAATTCACTATGATAAAGGACCTTGCAGAAACAAGCTTGGCCATACACGTGCCTCTGTCATTTGGCACAGAACCCAG
- the LOC129697061 gene encoding probable E3 ubiquitin-protein ligase RNF144A-A isoform X2 — translation MTTERYRPTWDLALDPLVSCKLCLGEYPLEQMTTISQCQCIFCTLCLKQYVELLIKDGLESAVSCPDAACPKKGHLQENEIECIVAAELMQRYRRLQFEKEVLLDPCRTWCPSSACQSVCQIKEVELQQPQMVQCASCKLEFCSHCKANWHPGQPCQENLPITSLLPGETSSFFENDEEDDVPIKRCPKCKVYIERDEGCAQMMCKNCKHAFCWYCLESLDDDFLLIHYDKGPCRNKLGHTRASVIWHRTQVVGIFAGFGLLLLVASPFLLLATPFVLCCKCKCNKGDDDPLPT, via the exons ATGACAACGGAAAGATATAGGCCAACTTGGGACCTGGCATTGGATCCCCTTGTATCCTGTAAACTGTGCCTTGGGGAATATCCTTTAGAACAAATGACTACAATATCACAGTGCCAGTGCATATTCTGCACACTG TGTCTGAAGCAATATGTGGAGCTATTAATTAAGGATGGTTTGGAATCTGCAGTTAGCTGTCCTGATGCTGCTTGCCCTAAGAAAGGTCACCTACAGGAAAATGAG ATTGAATGCATTGTAGCAGCAGAGCTTATGCAGAGATATAGAAGACTCCAGTTTGAAAAAG AAGTGCTTTTGGATCCATGCCGAACCTGGTGTCCGTCCTCTGCCTGCCAGTCTGTCTGCCAGATCAAGGAGGTGGAGTTGCAGCAGCCCCAGATGGTACAATGTGCAAGCTGTAAGTTGGAGTTCTGCTCCCACTGCAAAGCAAACTGGCATCCAGGACAGCCTTGCCAAGAAAACCTGCCCATCACCTCATTACTTCCCGGAGAAACAAG TTCATTCTTTGAAAATGATGAAGAGGATGATGTCCCAATCAAACGTTGTCCAAAATGCAAAGTCTATATCGAAAGAGATGAGGGTTGCGCACAAATGATGTGTAAAAACTGCAAGCATGCCTTTTGCTGGTACTGCCTGGAATCCCTTGAT GATGACTTCCTATTAATTCACTATGATAAAGGACCTTGCAGAAACAAGCTTGGCCATACACGTGCCTCTGTCATTTGGCACAGAACCCAG GTAGTTGGAATATTTGCGGGCTTTGGCCTTTTGCTCTTAGTGGCATCACCTTTCCTCCTGCTTGCGACACCATTTGTCCTCTGCTGCAAGTGTAAATGTAACAAAGGAGATGATGATCCTTTACCCACATAA